CGCATTGCATCAACTCAAGACATATTATCAAGATTGACAGCAGACTGTATGCGGCCTCTGGAATGACAACCAAAGAAATCATTGGCGTACAAAAGCACACCAAATTGACCATTTTCTAAGAAATTTGTATAACAAATCTGATTATTGAAGCAGATTAGAATAGAAAGGATGGATGGAGTGCAATCGAAAGAGAATGATTATCACTCTTCTCAGATCTCGCACAATGAAAAATTGCTTATGCAAACGTCTCCCCGTATTCCACAAGCAGATGAACCTTGGGGAGAGAAGATTGTTATGCTCTCATAGCTCTTGACTGATGTCCAGCAATTAAACTGTAACTGATACCAAATCTTGGGAAGCAACTTTTGATCATTAGAGTGCTCTAAGAACAAGCTATATAATAGAAGAAGCATATAGTCAATTTCACAAGGTAATCCAATCTTGATATCATCTTAAgcataataattcaaatagcAGCTCATCATCAATCATTAACCAACGAAACAAATGTAAACAAAGTTcgtaataaaactaaatcCACCTGCCATAACCAGAATGAAAGATATCAACTACTAAATTCCAAGAACATCTTCTCAAAGATGGCAAGCAACAAAAAGCAGTTAACTGACAGAACAAAAACTGAATTGACAACTACAGAAGTATGCATTTCCACCAAGATCGACCCTAATGAAGCTCTAAGATGGGGAAAAAGCGCAAGTCAGATATCAAGCTGTTTTTCCGGCAAcaatataaatcaaaacttTCTTATGCCACAAACAAACCAaccacataataacaattctTAGCTAGAGGTTTCTTGCTtcaacagaaaacaaaaccaaaattacTTGCATTCACATATCACATAGTTCAACAAGGGGAATTTCCAGGCCACAGGTAGTCTGCAGTCAAAAGCTCATGTCTCAACGGCAGTTAAATACACTTCAAGAATGAAGAATCAAACTTGATCAATATAAATTCAGATGGTGAGAAAAATTGCTTTAGCAATGAAGAAAAACCTATATAAGTCTGCAAACAACAGACTATCGAATTTCCAAAATCAAGTTCACATAAAGAAACTCGAAGAAGCTATACTTCTTTTTCTGTACGCAAGTAGCACATTAATAACTAGAAAACCTGCAAGAAATGTACAAAGTTACTAATAAAAGTTAGAAGTACCCCAGGTAATCTTGTAAGCATTAGAAGCTGATGAGCATTCCAAATTTCAGTTTACAAAAGAATAATGAATATCAAGTGTAAACAACAACAGCATCTGCATGAATACACAATTCAACTTCATTCCAGAGATTGCtctagaaaaaattaattgtaaagattataataaagaaaatcaaatatcatCAACCCAAGGGGAGATCTGAGaaggggggagagagagaatgatAATTTGAAGCTCAAGAGTGATTCTCAACTTCCATGAGAATCCTAGTCCTTCTCTGCGCGGCCAAAGTCAAGTTCTTCGCATCAATAAATCGCGATTTCTTAAACAATTTCACGATCTCCTCCACTTCACCCTTCCCACACTCCTCAACAGACACCACACAGACACCACCGCGCCTCACGGTCCTCTCGATATGCCACACGTACCGCCCTGGAAACAGGGAGCGATCCAAGTACGCACCGAACCCGAGATCAAAAACCCCATCAAAAAAAGGCAAGTTATGCGGATCCGCTCGGTTCACCAGCGGATAGGACTCCACCAGCTCCACCCCAGTGACGTCCTCCACGCCCAAGTCCCTCAAAGCCTGTACGGCATGCCCCGGCCCGGCTGATACAACCAGGACCCGAGAGTGATTCGAAAGGTAATTCCGGGCCTCGAGGGTTTTGAAGAGGGAAGTGTAGGACGAGACCGTCTTGGCCCAGGTCTTGGTAGACCAGAGGCGGTGGTTGCGCTTCTCATGGGAGGTGTAGGAGCGGTGGTTGAAGTCGCAGGTGGACTTGGGGAAACGAGTGTGGGGTTTCGGGTCTGGGTCGGACGGGTCGAAGCAGGTGTCGGGGGTTTGGAGGTAGAGGAGGAGAAGGATCAGCGTGGCGACTGTTATGGAGGCGAAGGAGAGCCTGTTTAGGAATACCTGAACGTGCCTCTCCATTGATGGATCATCTGAAGCCGGGATGCTGGAGATCGATTGATGAATCGGGATGATTCATACGGTGTCTTTTTCCGGGTGGTTGGGGCTCTGTAAGAATAATGCCAGAGAGGATAGTAATGTCCGAAGTCATATCCTCAAAGCCGAAAggcaaaaatattatttagtggtaatctatactaatataaaactTAAAGGGCTTTCGTACTCGCAATAactgtaaataatataataatattatttttttgaaaaattcaaattgccttcaaaataattaacggattcaattttttaagtttatattaattgataaattattattttttttttaatataatgtatcgGGCTACATATTATATCTcccaaaacataaaaaaatatttattatatgcatgtaggAACGATGTATCATAACTGCTAGTGTTCTCGTAAATTAAGTTACtgacaattataattacacttgGGATTTACACAAACCAGTCattcttttgtataattacttACATCATCCTGACAGCTGAAAAAcaggaataattttttggaaaaattgcataatacccCCTTGTGTTATGccaaaattgcacaaaacttacctatgttaaataaatagtcataaaagatcttgtgaattttgaaaccCTGCAAAAAACACTCCCTTTATCCAAAACTGACGGAAGGTGTTGTACACGTGGGGGAAATGAGAGTAggggccttttttttttttttttttcctatttcaacATTTTTGATAGTATAACGGTCCAAAATACCCTTCTCCTCCACTACATATACAACTTAACATCCTCTCACTAACATACTACACAAAATTTTAGGTTTTGGGCTGCTGCAAGCTTATTTTTCTctaggtaaaaaaaaattctaattatttatttaacattaatttttttaaaattatttatttatgatatttatttgttctttttgtaGCATGTCTTTTGCTTCTCGAAAATCCACTTCGAAAGATGAAACAATTGATTTTACGATATAGAAATTCAAAGTGTTCTTGCTAAAAAAATGCCGCAATTACAGTTGTAGGTCCAAGCAAAAAAAGTGaggagaaattattttgtaattgtaaaACAAACGAATGAAACATTTTTTGTTGGTTGGACcctattagtatttttggaAAGTTTTCACAGTCAACGTCAACACAATCTACTAAATTCGAAGAAGAGGCCCACTCCAGACAGATGAAAATGGAGGACGATTTTGATGAAGTACTATCTATATGCAAGGATTTGACATCTAATATCAAGAGACTTGAAGCAAATGAACAAATGATGAAGGCGTTTTTTTTAGTTCTTGTTGTTTTGCTTGTTGCAATATTATTCAAGTAGttatatgttgtaatttaACGGATGTATTGTAtgccccaaagattataatatataattgtaggaCTAATTGATAAATCCTTATGAaactcaattaattagtaaataaattataggtcataattagaatacaataaaacttgaacggattaaattggagttcattataatatttgaggataacttatattaattaaaaaaattaggacggatgtaatgggtattttgataaaagtttaattaaacaaataaaattataatactattatatatatatatgtaaataagatatatatatatatatatatatatatatatatataaagaggaCAGTGACAGTGTGGCGAGGTGGACCGAACGTTGTGTTTAAACCTATGTTGAATTGAATTTGTTCAAGGGCATGAATTCGAATTTTGTTACGTTATGTCTCCATGAGATACTACTAAATACTTGTTACTATGAAAAGAGTACAAGCCACGACATCATcgagataaaaaaatacaatttaaattttgattaatttattatattatttaattagttcgtttattaaatattgtttatattgagcgatttactatttaatcagaatattttactagtttggctatttaaaataatgttgaattgaatatcaaatcgaatatgaaaatgatatcgttggttaattagattattaaatttattagatttgaatataactatagctaatttatacaatttcatcataatttttaaccaAATACACAactctatgtattattgtttaattaaattatataatagcgagaagttggtagaaaattaatataaatattctgaaaattatatttaagaaatattatgttattaaagaggaaaaataagGTTTCTAATGATAACATAATTTaggaatgttattaaaaacgatagttataaatttataagggGTTTGGTTAAAtgattcctatgaattacttgataaattataaatatttttatgaagcctAAAAAGTGTATAGATATTAAGAAGAACTAGAacgaagatttatattttgatagaattgaaatattagagaattattaaaaattacacgaataatatttaatattatatttaaaagaaattacaatattctcgatatattaattgtatgtggtataactcattacaGGTTACGGGGATAAGGTGAAAGAACTGATAATTATCGATTGAGTAGATAGGCGTTGtgaggtcgaggtaagtaaatgattagtattatctatatatattttctttatttgtgataCTACTGCTATATAGAtgtgtggttcatgctgacgttgatttatctgaaaatatatgagtggtgaatgatttagtttgattgacgatattatgtatgtgaaatgagaaaatacgttgaaacATTATGtctgttgtttgatgtgttgtggatgtctaaAAATGAGAGTGTATCGATATATGATTTTACGGTACTatttgcttacaagaatggtaatatgtgaaaatgagggagtggttggaattgaatataattgtggtgtgaataccccttgatgttgtTGAAAAGCCTGTAAGGCGAAGTGAGAAAAAAAGAGCtgtgatgcgatatgagaaaggaaatgaatgaaaaaagctttgatgcgatatgaaaagagctatgatgcaaAATGAAAAGTGCTTTGATtcgatatgaaaagagctatgatgcgaattgaaagagctatgatgcgatgAGCCAGCtatcaaggggattcacttgaacTTATATAATGGTGAGATTGAATTAatgggaaaaacacgatatcaccttctagtaagcaaactaggaaagaAGGGAGTTTAATTGGTTGTTTTATTGCGAGTTAGCTATGTGGTGCAATGAAACTGATTATGTTAGAATTAAACCAACTATATTCTATGCATGTATCCTACTTATCTTGTTTGGCGTtgtatttgatatacatatgtagatagggctggttatttacttactgagtggcagactCATtcctctgctgacatttttttcaggaatagactttgaggtgtctacTTGTCGAAGACTAGGTTCAAACGCTATATTCTGTCAGGTCGGGCTAGTACGCAATATTCTCCTCGTTGTCAGTTTaaatacaaatcacattttaattgtataaagagaacgtAAAAGCATGGGGATTACTTGTGATGAAtcaccttgtggtgtttgatatacatatatatatatatatataatgttgtagGTTGATTATACCTGTTATGACTTTGAAATTACGTATGcgtattgattagatgattatgtgcatatttatatatatggatacaGGGGTTACtttaagtatgacgtttagggagGATATAGCCCTAATAGTgatagggggtgctacatatATTTTGGATGTTTGCAATTGAAGTTGATTCCATTTtggatatatttaaattgattcCCTATAATATATACTTGAAGAACAAAGTagtacaaaaaataacaaaaaaaaaatgaatacttaAATTCCCTGTAGCATAACAAAACACT
This Sesamum indicum cultivar Zhongzhi No. 13 linkage group LG5, S_indicum_v1.0, whole genome shotgun sequence DNA region includes the following protein-coding sequences:
- the LOC105162643 gene encoding uncharacterized protein LOC105162643, giving the protein MERHVQVFLNRLSFASITVATLILLLLYLQTPDTCFDPSDPDPKPHTRFPKSTCDFNHRSYTSHEKRNHRLWSTKTWAKTVSSYTSLFKTLEARNYLSNHSRVLVVSAGPGHAVQALRDLGVEDVTGVELVESYPLVNRADPHNLPFFDGVFDLGFGAYLDRSLFPGRYVWHIERTVRRGGVCVVSVEECGKGEVEEIVKLFKKSRFIDAKNLTLAAQRRTRILMEVENHS